One segment of Schistocerca nitens isolate TAMUIC-IGC-003100 chromosome 3, iqSchNite1.1, whole genome shotgun sequence DNA contains the following:
- the LOC126249517 gene encoding uncharacterized protein LOC126249517, which translates to MQQIGITAAKRKEIIDKNMQIWNYELGQMILPFPSGCGWILFLILLSGGNSVSNHHNDSGSHADSSCHGDSDGDGSDDRDDISDGNSGGNNSSTDDGGAGDGGVRGNCDAGDGDGDGSDDRDNISDGNSGGNNSSTDDGGAGDGGVRGNCDADDGDGDGSDDRDNISDGNSGGNNSSTDDGGAGDGGVRGNCDADDGDGDGSDDRDNISDGNSGGNNSSTDDGGAGDGGVRGNCDADDGDGNGSDDRDNISDGNSGGNNSSTDDGGAGDGGVRGNCDADDGDGDGSDDRDNISDGNSGGNNSSTDDGGAGDGGVRGNCDADDGDGDGSDDRDNISDGNSGGNNSSTDDGGAGDGGVRGNCDADDGDGNGSDDRDNISDGNSGGNNSSTDDGGAGDGGVRGNCDADDGDGDGSDDRDNISDGNSGGNNSSTDDGGAGDGGVRGNCDADDGDGDGSDDRDNISDGNSGGNNSSTDDGGAGDGGVRGNCDGG; encoded by the coding sequence CCTTTTCCTTCCGGCTGTGGATGGatattatttcttattttacttAGTGGTGGAAATAGTGTTAGTAACCATCATAACGatagtggtagtcatgctgataGTAGTTGTCATGGGGATAGTGATGGTGATGGTAGTGATGACAGAGACGATATTAGTGATGGTAATAGTGGTGGTAACAATAGCAGTACTGATGATGGAGGCGCTGGTGATGGAGGTGTGCGTGGTAACTGTGAtgctggtgatggtgatggtgatggtagtGATGACAGAGACAATATTAGTGATGGTAATAGTGGTGGTAACAATAGCAGTACTGATGATGGAGGCGCTGGTGATGGAGGTGTGCGTGGTAACTGTGAtgctgatgatggtgatggtgatggtagtGATGACAGAGACAATATTAGCGATGGTAATAGTGGTGGTAACAATAGCAGTACTGATGATGGAGGCGCTGGTGATGGAGGTGTGCGTGGTAACTGTGAtgctgatgatggtgatggtgatggtagtGATGACAGAGACAATATTAGTGATGGTAATAGTGGTGGTAACAATAGCAGTACTGATGATGGAGGCGCTGGTGATGGAGGTGTGCGTGGTAACTGTGATGCTGATGATGGTGATGGTAATGGTAGTGATGACAGAGACAATATTAGTGATGGTAATAGTGGTGGTAACAATAGCAGTACTGATGATGGTGGCGCTGGTGATGGAGGTGTGCGTGGTAACTGTGAtgctgatgatggtgatggtgatggtagtGATGACAGAGACAATATTAGTGATGGTAATAGTGGTGGTAACAATAGCAGTACTGATGATGGAGGCGCTGGTGATGGAGGTGTGCGTGGTAACTGTGAtgctgatgatggtgatggtgatggtagtGATGACAGAGACAATATTAGTGATGGTAATAGTGGTGGTAACAATAGCAGTACTGATGATGGAGGCGCTGGTGATGGAGGTGTGCGTGGTAACTGTGATGCTGATGATGGTGATGGTAATGGTAGTGATGACAGAGACAATATTAGTGATGGTAATAGTGGTGGTAACAATAGCAGTACTGATGATGGAGGCGCTGGTGATGGAGGTGTGCGTGGTAACTGTGAtgctgatgatggtgatggtgatggtagtGATGACAGAGACAATATTAGTGATGGTAATAGTGGTGGTAACAATAGCAGTACTGATGATGGAGGCGCTGGTGATGGAGGTGTGCGTGGTAACTGTGAtgctgatgatggtgatggtgatggtagtGATGACAGAGACAATATTAGTGATGGTAATAGTGGTGGAAACAATAGCAGTACTGATGATGGAGGCGCTGGTGATGGAGGTGTGCGTGGTAACTGTGATGGTGGCTGA